From Cygnus atratus isolate AKBS03 ecotype Queensland, Australia chromosome 1, CAtr_DNAZoo_HiC_assembly, whole genome shotgun sequence, the proteins below share one genomic window:
- the TMEM45A gene encoding transmembrane protein 45A isoform X1: protein MGNFKGHALPGSFFLLFGLWWSVKYPLKYVCRKNKSACYLGSRAGLQRLEFVEGIIKAVFALIGMVAEQFVPDGPHLKLYNYEEKHWDHLMNWQHATMYLFYGISGLVDIVAHGTNALPVAMDRMMLSLAVFIEGFLFCYHLHGRAMLDIHVHQLLLFAIFGAAVCIFLEVFFRGSIVLEMLRTSLCILQGSWFWQIGFVLYPPNGSPEWNQTDHTNMMFLTMCYCWHYAFAFLILAVNYTIVSWAVRSKIKQSQSMEMGLLKTSERDQESEDEI from the exons ATGGGAAATTTTAAAGGCCATGCCCTCCCTGgaagctttttccttctttttggcTTGTGGTGGTCAGTGAAGTACCCCCTGAAATATGTCTGCCGAAAGAACAAGAGCGCTTGCTACCTGGGCTCCAGGGCAGGACTTCAGCGCCTGGAATTTGTTGAGGGGATCATCAAAGCTGTCTTTGCCCTGATTG GAATGGTGGCTGAGCAATTTGTTCCTGATGGACCTCACCTGAAGTTGTATAATTATGAGGAAAAGCACTGGGATCACCTGATGAACTGGCAGCACGCCACCATGTATCTCTTTTATGGCATATCAGGCTTGGTCGACATTGTGGCTCACGGTACTAATGCGTTGCCAGTGGCCATGGACAGGATGATGCTTTCGTTAGCAGTTTTTATTGAAG gttttctcttttgctaCCACCTTCATGGGAGAGCCATGCTGGATATTCATGTTCATCAGTTACTGCTGTTTGCTATCTTTGGAGCTGCTGTTTGCATATTTCTGGAAGTTTTCTTCCGTGGCAGTATTGTACTTGAGATGCTCCGAACAAGCCTCTGCATATTACAAGGCAGCTGGTTCTGGCAG ATTGGCTTTGTTCTTTATCCTCCAAACGGGAGCCCAGAGTGGAATCAAACAGATCATACCAATATGATGTTCCTGACCATGTGCTATTGCTGGCattatgcttttgcttttcttatacTTGCAGTAAATTACACAATTGTCAGCTG ggcAGTTCGGTCAAAGATTAAGCAGTCCCAGTCCATGGAAATGGGATTactgaaaacatctgaaagagaTCAGGAGTCAGAAGATGAAATCTAG
- the TMEM45A gene encoding transmembrane protein 45A isoform X2, producing MGNFKGHALPGSFFLLFGLWWSVKYPLKYVCRKNKSACYLGSRAGLQRLEFVEGIIKAVFALIGMVAEQFVPDGPHLKLYNYEEKHWDHLMNWQHATMYLFYGISGLVDIVAHGTNALPVAMDRMMLSLAVFIEGFLFCYHLHGRAMLDIHVHQLLLFAIFGAAVCIFLEVFFRGSIVLEMLRTSLCILQGSWFWQIGFVLYPPNGSPEWNQTDHTNMMFLTMCYCWHYAFAFLILAVNYTIVSWAVRSKIKQSQSMEMGLLKTSERDQESEDEI from the exons ATGGGAAATTTTAAAGGCCATGCCCTCCCTGgaagctttttccttctttttggcTTGTGGTGGTCAGTGAAGTACCCCCTGAAATATGTCTGCCGAAAGAACAAGAGCGCTTGCTACCTGGGCTCCAGGGCAGGACTTCAGCGCCTGGAATTTGTTGAGGGGATCATCAAAGCTGTCTTTGCCCTGATTG GAATGGTGGCTGAGCAATTTGTTCCTGATGGACCTCACCTGAAGTTGTATAATTATGAGGAAAAGCACTGGGATCACCTGATGAACTGGCAGCACGCCACCATGTATCTCTTTTATGGCATATCAGGCTTGGTCGACATTGTGGCTCACGGTACTAATGCGTTGCCAGTGGCCATGGACAGGATGATGCTTTCGTTAGCAGTTTTTATTGAAG gttttctcttttgctaCCACCTTCATGGGAGAGCCATGCTGGATATTCATGTTCATCAGTTACTGCTGTTTGCTATCTTTGGAGCTGCTGTTTGCATATTTCTGGAAGTTTTCTTCCGTGGCAGTATTGTACTTGAGATGCTCCGAACAAGCCTCTGCATATTACAAGGCAGCTGGTTCTGGCAG ATTGGCTTTGTTCTTTATCCTCCAAACGGGAGCCCAGAGTGGAATCAAACAGATCATACCAATATGATGTTCCTGACCATGTGCTATTGCTGGCattatgcttttgcttttcttatacTTGCAGTAAATTACACAATTGTCAGCTG ggcAGTTCGGTCAAAGATTAAGCAGTCCCAGTCCATGGAAATGGGATTactgaaaacatctgaaagagaTCAGGAGTCAGAAGATGAAATCTA g